A stretch of DNA from Candidatus Hydrogenedentota bacterium:
ATTGGTCTCCGCGATCACGCCCTGCAGCACCGCCCAGGCGTCCGCCATGCCGGCGTTCACCGCGGCCTGCAACTCGGGCGACATCGATTCGAAGTCGAACTCCTGCGCCGCGCCGATCCCGAGGCGCGCGAAGCGCTCGCGCAGCGCGACCTCGCTCGGGTGGGTCGGCGCGAAGCCGAGCGTGAAGTTCAGCAGGTCGAAGAAGGCGGGCGAGGTCTTCTGCTGCTCGGGCGGGAGCGGCTTCGGGTAGTCGGTCGCCGGCGCGGCCGGCGGGGCCTCGGTGCCGAGGAAGGCCGACAGCGGCTCGACCTTGTATCCGGCCTGGATCGCCTTGACGGCGTCGAGGTCGGCCGGCGACTTCAGCTGCGTGCGGTAGACCGCGAGGCCGATCTCGGTCTCGCAGCGGAACACGCGGTCGATGCCCTTGGGCGTCTCGCCCTGCCAGCCGGGGCCGGCGAGCAGGTAGCGGCCGCCCCCGTTGCCAGTGGTGCGGCTGCCGATGT
This window harbors:
- a CDS encoding DUF1254 domain-containing protein translates to MKTLPLLALILAGLCAPAYAATAPDLQPAEAREIARDAYVYGFPMVDNYRILYAYAVDRDGPEFKAPWNELRSMARVFTPEDRTVHSPNSDTPYSSLSFDLRREPLVLTVPKIEEGRYFSIQLVDAYTHNFDYIGSRTTGNGGGRYLLAGPGWQGETPKGIDRVFRCETEIGLAVYRTQLKSPADLDAVKAIQAGYKVEPLSAFLGTEAPPAAPATDYPKPLPPEQQKTSPAFFDLLNFTLGFAPTHPSEVALRERFARLGIGAAQEFDFESMSPELQAAVNAGMADAWAVLQGVIAETN